GGCTACGACCACGGGAACTGGCGCGACGCCCGCCCCGGCGCGATCACCGCCGTGCAGGACCGCATCGACACCGCCACCCGCCTCGACCCCGAAGCCGTGGCCGACGAACTCGGCCAGCCGAAGAGCGGGTACGGCGCCCACCAGACCCTCGGCGACCTCCACATCGACGTGCCGGACGCCCCGGCGACGCCCCCGGACACCTACCGGCGCGAACTCGACATCGCCGACGCCGTGGCGACCGTCCTCTACACCCACCAACAGGTCCGCCACCGACGCGAGTTCTTCGCCTCGTACCCCGACGGGGTGGTCGCGGGACGGCTGAGCGCGGACCGGCCGGCAAGCGTCGCCTTCACCCTCCGCCACACCTCGCCCCGCGACGACTTCACCGTCACCTCCGCCACCACCGGAGCGGGCGGAAGGATGACGGTGCGCGGCGCACTGGCCGACAACGGCCTGCGCTTCGAGGTACAGATCCGCGTACGCGCACACGGCAAGGGCGCCACCGTCACCGCGAACTCCGACGGCACCCTCACCGTGACGGCCGCCGACAGCGCCTGGTTCGTGCTGGCCGCCGGGACGGACTACGCCGACACGTACCCCGACTACCGGGGCGAGGACCCGCATCCGGCCGTCACCCACGCCGTCGACGCGGCGGCCGGCGAACAGTACGACACCCTGATGGCCCGTCACATCCGTGACCACCGAGCCCTGTTCGGACGCGTGGCGCTGGACGTACGCGCCGAAGCCCCCGACATCCCGACGGACCAGCTGCTCGCGGACTACACCGGTGGCCCCACGGCCACGGACCGCGCCCTGGAAGCCCTCTACTTCCAGTACGGCCGCTACCTCCTCATCGCCTCCTCGCGGCCCGGTTCGCTGCCCGCCAATCTCCAGGGCCTCTGGAACAACAGCACGTCACCGCCCTGGTCGGCCGACTACCACGTCAACATCAACCTGCAGATGAACTACTGGCCCGCCGAGGCCGCGAACCTCGCCGAGGCCACGGCGCCCTACGACCGCTTCGTCGAGGCGCTGCGCGCACCGGGACGCCGCACGGCGAAGGAGATGTTCGGCTCGCGTGGCTGGGTCGTGCACAACGAGACCAACCCGTACGGCTTCACCGGCGTGCACGACTGGGCCACCGCCTTCTGGTTCCCCGAAGCGGCCGCCTGGCTGACCCAACAGCTGTACGAGCACTACCGGTTCGGCGGCTCCGTTGAGTACCTGCGCTCGACGGCGTACCCGGTGATGAAGGAGGCCGCCGAGTTCTGGCTCGACAACCTGCGCACCGATCCGCGCGACGGCACGCTCGTCGTCACCCCCAGCTACTCGCCCGAGCACGGTGACTTCACGGCGGGCGCGGCCATGTCCCAGCAGATCGTGCACGACCTGCTGACCAACACCCTGGAGGCGGCCCGCACCCTGGGCGACAGCCCCGCGTTGCGCGCCGAACTGGAGAACACCCTCGCCCGTCTGGACCCGGGTCTGCGGATCGGCTCCTGGGGCCAGCTCCAGGAGTGGAAGGCGGATCTGGACGACCCCAAGGACGACCACCGGCACGTCTCCCACCTCTACGCACTGCACCCCGGCCGCCTGATCGAGCCCGGCAGCGCGTGGGCCGACGCCGCGAAAGTCTCACTCACGGCGCGTGGGGACGGTGGCACCGGCTGGTCCAAGGCCTGGAAGATCAACTTCTGGGCGCGGCTGCGCGACGGCGACCACGCACACCGGATACTCGCCGAACAGCTCAAGTCGTCCACCCTGCCCAACCTCTGGGACACGCACCCGCCGTTCCAGATCGACGGCAACTTCGGAGCGACGTCCGGCGTCGTCGAGATGCTGCTGCAGAGCCAGTACGACGTCATCGAGATCCTTCCCGCGCTGCCGGCCGCCTGGCGGGACGGATCGGTCCGTGGGCTGCGTGCCCGCGGCGGCGCCACCGTCGGCATCGAATGGGCCGACGGCCGCGCGACCCGCGTCACCCTGACCGCTTCCCGCACGCGGCGCCTCACCGTCCGCGGCGACCTGGTGCCGGACGGCGAGACCACGTTGAAGGCGATCGCGGGCCGGACCTACGTCTGGGACGCATGGCCCGCTGAGGGAGCGGCATCCGAAGGTGCCTAGGGGGTGTCCGCGAAGTCCGGTGCGTCGATGAAGTGGAAGCCGGGGTGCGGGTGCATCAGGAAGTCGTGGTGGGAGATGTTCCACGCGTAGGCTCCCGCGAGCCCGAACGCCACACGGTCGCCCGCACGCAGCGCCGACACGGGGACGTGCCGGGCCAGGACGTCCTTCGGAGTGCACAACTGGCCCACGAGCGTGACGAGTTCGCCCCGTGAGACCGGCCGGGCCCACGGATGCGGCCAGTCCTCCACCCCGAGGAGGGTGCAGGGCTGGTCGTGCCCCTTGGTCGCCGGAGTGCGCAGGTGATGGGTGCCGCCCCGCACCACGGCGAACTCCTCGTCGTGGCTCGGCTTCACGTCCAGTACCTCGGTCACGTACCAGCCGCAGTACGCCGTCAGCGCCCGCCCGGGTTCGACACGCAGCGTCAGACCCGGGTGCCGCGCGAGAAGCCGGGCGAGCCCGGTCCCGTACGCGGCCCAGTCGAAGCGCTCGTCGGGAGCCGCGTAGTCGACCGTCATTCCCCCGCCGACGTTCACCTCCGCCGGCCGTACCCCGTGCCGCTCCGCCAGTCGAACGGACCGGTCCACGACGGACCCGGCCACCGCGACCTGCTCCCGGGCCCCGAGTCCGCTGGCCAGATGGGCATGCACGCCCTTGAGTTCGAGCTGCGGATACGTGCCGTCGGTGAGCAGCCCCATCACCGTGTCGGCCTGGGCCGGATCCAGGCCGAAGGGGGAGGGGCGCCCGCCCATGGCGAGGGAACTCGCCGCCAACGAGTCGGCGGCGACGGGGAGGTTGAGACGCGGCAGTACCCCCACCCGGTCGTCGGGGCGCACCTGACGGGCCAGCTCGGCCAGCATGTGCAGCTCGTACTCGCTCTCCACATGGAAGCGCTCCACGCCCAGCTCCAGCGCGGCGACGATCTCGTCAGGAGTCTTGCCGGGACCGCCGAAGGCCAGCGGGCGTCCCGGCACCGCCTTGGCGACATGGGCGAGTTCGCCGCCCGACGCGACCTCGTATCCGTCCACGTACGGGCTCAGCGCGGCCAGGATCTCCGGCTCCGGGTTGGCCTTCGCCGCGTAGTACAGCTCGACGCGCTCGGGCAGACAGGCTCGCACGGCCGCCGCGTGCGCGCGCAGCGCCGCCACGTCGTAGATGTAGGCGGGCAGTTCAGCGGAGGGCAGGGAGAGCGCCCGGTCCCGTACGGCGTCGGTGGGATCGGTCATCGGGCGCTCCCGGACGAGTTCGTGGTCGGGCGGGACGGGGCGTCCTCGCCGAGTGGTTCACCGAGCGGTGAGGCCAGGCGGACGTAGCCGGCCTCGCGGTCGGCCTTTCGCTCCCAGCGGGTCAGGAGGTTCGTCTTGGCGGGCAGGGGCACTCCCGCGAGCAGCGCGGCCAGCGGCGGCGGGCAGCCGTACCGGTCGGCGTACGTCCGCAGGGTGCCCCGCACCTCCGCCCACAACGCGGCCTCGGTACGGGGATGCAGATCGGCGACGGCCGCGAGCAGTTCGGCGACGTGGTTCACGAGCAGGCAGTAGACGACCCGGTCCCAGCCGCGCCGCGCGTCGTACGTCATCGGGTCCGCGACCTCGGGCGGCAGTGAGGCAAGTGTCTCGGCGTGCCGCTCGGGCACGAGTTTGGTGCCTTCCAGGTCGCGGAAGAGCACCTGGGCGGGCATGCCGTCGCCGTCGACGCAGATCAGCACGTTCTGCAGGTGCGGTTCCAGTACGAGCCCGTGGTCGAAGTAGGCCGCGAGCACCGGCGGCACGAGGAGTCGCAGATAGGCCGTCCACCAGTCGAGCGCGGTCCGCGGCCCGGCCCCGTCGAGGAGCCGGGAGATGTGCGCCGGACCGGTGGGGTACTCGTCCGCCACGGCCGCCGCGAGCAGCGGGGTGGTACCGGGCAGGAGCCGGTGGGCCAGCCCCTCGCGGACGATGACGCCGAAGCCCTCGAGCAGGTCGCGGTCCGGTGTTCCGTCGGGTCCCGGCAGGGCGAGGCTGCGGTAGGCGGGCTCGCGGAGCACCGCGCTGCCGGGGAACCGCTCGGCCAGGTCGGCCAGCACCGGACCCAGCACCCGGGTGAGCGCGACGGCGCCGGACAGTTCGTAACTGGCGTTTTTGCGCAGGCAGTTGGTGATTCTGATGTTCAGGCTGAACTTCAGGAACGACTCGCCGTCGTACAGGGTCCGGACGGAGGCGGTGGCCGCGAACGGCCGGCCGCCCTCCCCGAGATCGAGGACGTCCCCGCGTTCGAGAGCCGCGCGCAGTGCCGGGTGCTCGCGCAGCATCTCGTACTGCCAGGGGTGCGCGGGCAGCAGCCGGTAGCCCTCGGGGAGGGAGACGGGTGAGATCGGCCGGTCGAGTACGTCCAGGGCGCCGGGCTCCGCAGATTCCTCGGCGATCAGGTGTTCGCGTACGGCGAGGTGGCGCAGCGGGAAGACCGCGCCGGCCTCCGGTGCGTAGGCGGGCCAGGAGTCCGCGTTTCCGGTGCGGGCCTTGGGCGTGGGGTGGAAGCGGTGTCCGAACAGCAGGGACTGCTCGGAGGCGAGGTAGGCGGCGACGGGCGTGTCCGCCCCCGCCCGGCCGTTCCCGCTCCGTACGCGGTGAGCCTCGCTCCGTACGCGGTGAGCCTCGCTCCGTACGCGGTGAGCCTCGCTCCGTACGCGGTGAGCCTCGCTCCGTACGCGGTGAGTCCCGGTCCGTACGCGGTGAGTCCCGGTCCGTGAGGGGAGGGACGCGGCGATACTCCGGTGGCTGGAGTCGATCTGCTCCAGGAACTCCTCGTTGCGCACGCCGGTCCGCAGGGACAGCTCCTCCTGCGTGTGCTCCGCCAGTCGCCGCCAGCCGATCTCGTTCCAGCCGCCGTCGGCCGTCCGCTCGCTCACCGGTCCGGTGAAGCGGTGCGCGCCGAGCATCGACGTACGGCGCAGCGCGACCCGCAGCAGCACACCTCGGCGGGGCAGCCGCAGCAGCAGATACCGGTCGGTGAGGGCGGTCTGATGCTCGGGCGCCGACACCTCGCGCACCAGACAGTTGAGGAGCGTGTGCGCCACGACCTCGTCGGCCGAGGGGAGGTGAGGATGCGCCGCGAGGTTGGCCACGGGGGCGCCGGTGCGGCTCGGGACGGCGAGGAAGGTGCTACCGAGGGACTCGGCCAGCGAGGGCATGTGCGGCTCCAGCAAAGGCGAAGAGAGCGAAGAACGGTCGCGCGTAGAGGGATCCGGGCGCGGGGCGGGGAGGAGGCCGGCAGCGTCGACCCCCGGCACTCATGCCGAAGCCCCGGCGGAACGCAGGTAGTTGGGCCCGGTCGTGTAGTGCTTATTGATGTCGGCCGCACCCGAGCGTTCCTTGGTGAGGAGCGTTCCGGCGGTGACCATCGCCTTGACGGGAAGGACCGGCGCGTCCAGCACCTGGGCCCGCAGCACGGCACCGGGTTCGCCCGCGCCCGTCCCGAGCCGCTCGATGGCCTCGGTGAGCCGGTCGCGTACGAGCCGCAGCAACACCGGCAGGGGAACCCGGCCGTGCCCCGCCAACCCGAACGCGTAGGCGCCCGCACACAGATGGACCGTGATGGTGGTGAACAGGTCGACGACGGGCCGGTCGCCCTCGGTGAACGTCCTGACGTCGTCGAAGTCGGCGAGCCGTGGAGCCGCCGTCCCCAGCCGCTCGCTCAGACGCGCGCGGTTGATGCGCGGCCCGTCGTTGTCCTTGAACAGCAGGCGCAGCCGTGTGCGGCCGTCGTGCCGTGGGTCCAGCACCAGTGAGATGTTCTGCTGGTGCGACTCAAGCGCGATCCCGTACCCGAACAGGGTGGTCTGCCAGTCGAAGAGCAGGGTCAGAAGGGCGTCCAGCAGTCCGAGGACGTCACCGTCGTAGAAGCGGTCGGCCAGCGGGTCGACGACCGGTCGCCCGTCGGGCGCCTCGGCCAGGAGCGCGGCCATGGGGACGACGACGGAGTCCTGGAGGCCGTCGGGGTACCGGCGGAACAGCGCGGCGAGCAACTCGTGCCCGGCATGGGCGTACAGGGTCTCGTCGGCGTGCAGGATCGTGCTCCGGAACCGCGGCTCACGGTCGACGATGTGCTCGATCAGACGCTGTCCCGCCACCCCGTCGCGGAGGGTGCCGGGCTTGACGGTCCGGCGGTTGCGCAGCCCCAGGGTGGCGGTGGGCAGGGGGAGTTTGACGTGCAGGAGCGGCTGCCCGGTCAGGGCCACGGTCCGCATCGACAGGGTGGGCACGGCTTCGAGGTGGGCCCGTTCGGCGAGCACGGCCCGGTCCGCAAGTCCGGTGGCGCGCAGGGCCCTTTCCAGGGCATGCCCGACGGTCAACGGGTGTACGGGCAGCGCCACATGCGTGTGATCGAGTCCCGCGAGTCCGAGCCGTGCGGGGGTGGGCCAGCCGTCCGGAAGTGTTCCGGTGACCGCATCGGACGGTAGCGCGAGCCAGCGCAGAGGAAACCGGGGCGCGAACTCCGGTGCGTATGAACGGAGTTGCGGCTCGCCCAGCCCCGAGCGTCCGCGTGCGGTGGGGTAGACGGGATGGTCCGCGTAGGCGGCGAGGGCGTCGAACGCCAGCCCTTTCGTCATCCCCGACCAGAACGCGGGGTCGTCGCCGTGACGGGCCGTCAGTCGGTCGACCACCTCGCCACGGACCGCCCTGTGCAGCCGCATGGTGGCCAGCGTCTGGCGGCATTCCTCGGCGAACGCGTCGTATCCGTCCCGGTCCAGGGGGTGTGCGAGGTCGCGCAAGGCGGCGAGGATCGCGTCGCACGTCCGGTGCGCCACGGACCCTCCGGATACGCCGAAGTCCCGCACCAGCAGCGGCAGTCGGGCCGCGTACGCGCACTGGAACCCGTCCTCGACGACCGGCAGCAGCAGGGACTGTCCCTCACCGGCGTCCCGTCGCAGCCAGGCGCCGTCCGGCCGGTGCACGAGCCTGCCGGCCGAACGCAGACCGACGACGTCCTCACGCAGCAGGGCGCTGAGCACCCGGATCACCAGCGTGCCCCGGGAGGTGCCGGCCTCCGCGCCGGAGTCACCGCCACCGGCACCGGTCCCGGGGAACGAACCGGTCACGGCTGGATCTCCCACCGCTGTCCGGCCAGGAACCCGGCCACCGCCTTGTCCACGTCCTCCTGGACGGTTCCGATGGCCCGCACCACGCCGAGGAAGTCGCGGTTGGTGCGGTACACCTCGTGCCGCTCACCGATCTCCCGGAGCGGCCGATAGGTCAACCGCACCCCGTCGACCGTGAGTTCGGCGGCGGGCGGGGCCGCCGTCAGTGTTCCCGCGCTCTTCGCGTACGGGTAGTCCAGCCGGGCCACGCCGTCGCGCCGTTCACCGAGCGAGGCGGGCAGGGGTTCGCCCAGATGCGTACGCAGGATGTGTTCGAAGAGTGGGATCTCCAGCAGGTGCGCCAGCAGCAGATCGCACTGGTCGCCTATGGCGCGGTAGTTGACCTCGATGATCCTCGCGCGGCCCTCGTGCACCACGAACTCGGTGTGGCAGGCGCCGAAACCGACGCCTAGCGCGTCGAGTTGAGCAAGTACCTGAGTGACCGCCGAATCGGGATGGGCCGCGACGAAGGTCAGCCGCTCCTCGATGAAGTACGGCTGCGGGGAGAGTTCGGTGTGGAAGCCGCCCAGGACATGGCGGACGTGACCGTCTCCCAGCGTCTCCAGGGTGTACAGCTCCCCGGGCAGATACTCCTCGACGACCAGGGCGGCCCCGGGGTGCCGACCGCGGATCTCCGCGCAGCGGGCCAGCAGTTCCGCGGGGCCCTCGACGCGTACGACGTCCTCGCTGGCCACGCCCTCGCGCGGCTTGACGACGGCCGGGTACGGCACGTCGAGGGCGGCCACGTCCGTGTCTTTGGTGATCTCCGCCGACCACACCGTGTCCACGTCGGCGGAGGCGAGACGGCGCCGCATCTCCGCCTTGTCCTTGGTGCGCAGGGCGACCCGCCAGTCCTTGCCCGGCAGGCCGAAGTAGTCGGCGGCCAGAGCGGTCTGCGTCTGCAGATGGTCGCTGTTGGAGAAGATCGCGTCGGGGCGGCCGAGCGCCGAGACGCCGGTGACGACGGAACGGAAGTCGCGGACGTCGCACTCCACGATCTCGATCTCCGGATACACGCGCCGATGGGCGTCCGGCTGGTCGGTGAGCACGGTCACGTCGAGGCCGAGCCGTGCGGCGGCCGGGAGGAAGCCTTCGGTGACGGAGTCGGTGGGGTTGCGGGCAAGCAGGTACATACGCACGCGGGGGAACAACTTCCGCTCGTGGGTCGGTCGCAGTCACATCAAGTGGGGGGCGTGTCGTCACGCACTGCTGTGAACGATCTCTATACTAAGGTAAGGCTTACCTGCATATCTTGCTTTCCCCCTGCACAGGAGTACCGATGACCGTGGCCCTGGAGACTGTCTCGACCGGTGCGCCCACGGCCGTGTCGGCCCTGCTCCTCGACACGTATCGCCAACTGGTACGGGTGTGCCCGGCCCTGACGGTGCGCGTGGCGGACCCGGCGGAGGACTTCACCCGAAAGGGCTTGAGCGGCGCGGAGTTGACGAAGGACCAGGAGGCCCTTGAGGCGTTCCTGGCGGCCGAGGATTCCCGCATCCGGGCACGCCACGACCACGTCCCGCGCCGCGACGTCGCCGCGTCCCGCGCCCTCCACGACTACGCGTGGTCGGTCGGCCTGCTGATGAGCGGCGTCTGGTACCTCACCGGCCGCGTGCCGCGTGTCCGCCCCGAGGACGTACGGATCGACCTGTCGTCCGGCATGTTCCAGATCACCCCCGGACCGGACCTGGCCTGTCTGCCCAAGGACGCGGCCGGCTCACTCCCCGGAGTCCTGAGGGTCCCGCACGAGGAGGCGCTGCGGGCGGAGCTGAGGGTCGCCGTCGCCGACCACATGGAGCCGCTGCTCTCCGCGATCGCTCCCTACGTCCGGCGCGGCCCGCGCGCGCTGTGGGGCCTGGTCACCGACGACCTCGTCTCCGGCATCTGGTACCTGGGCCGCATGCTCGGCCGGGAGGAGGAGTCCGTACGGGCCGCCACCGCGCTGCTGCCCTCAGCCGTCGCACCCTTCCCCGGCGGAGCGGACTTCCGCCACCTCACCGGCGGCGACGGCCGGCAGCACCCGACCCGCACCCGTATGGGCTGCTGCCTCTACTACACGATCCGCCCCGCCGAGGCCTGCGGCACCTGCCCGCGCACCTGCGACGCAGAGCGGCTGCGCCGGATCGAGTCCTGAACCCGGCGCAGCCTGCCTTCCTGCTTCCCGCCTCTTGCCTGCTGCTTCCTGCCTCCTGCTCAGGCCGACGGCGTCACCCGCACATCGGCGGCCCGTACGAACGCCACCCGGTGTCCGAACTGGATCTCGTAGTACATGTCCGAACCCCGCACCACCCGGTGCGGCGTCGTGTCGAAGGTCGGCGCGTAGAAGTACTCGCCGGGCACCTTGTCACCGACCGCGTACTTCTGACCCGCGAGCAGCTTGTACGGCAGCGGCGACACCGACTGGACGGGCACACCCTCCGGGTACGCCTCCTTCTCCGGGTACGCGCGGCCGTACACGGGGATCTCGGTCAGTCCGGCCTTCGGGGTGAGGACGGCACCGGCCGCGTTCACCGCCGTCGGCTGCTTCGCCGGGTTCTTGAACCAGGCCTTCTGGCCGAGGTACCAGATCGCGGTCCAGTCGCCGTCGCGCCCGGCGACCGCGTACCGCTGCCCGGTGGAGACCCGTGAACCGAGATCGTTCACACCGGTCGTGGAGTCGCCGCCGCCGGGCCGCAGACCGATGTCCTTGACGAGCGGGGCGTCCTCGCGCGGCTCGGTGTAGAGGCGTACGGCGCTCGATCCGTGGACGGCGCAGGGCTCGCCCGCCGTGACGCAGCCGGTGAACACCGGCTTGTTCGTGGCGAACTTCGGCGCGATGGTCACCAGCCCGCCCTTCGGCCCCGCCGTGGCGCGCAGCGGCTTGCCGAGCAACGCGAAATAGTGCTGCCAGTCCCAGTACGGGCCAGGGTCCGTGTGCATCCCCGGGATGGTCGCGGTCGTCGTACCGGGCACGGTGTCGTGGCCCAGGATGTGCTGCCGGTCCAGCGGGATGCCGTACTTCTTGGCCAGGTACGACACCAGACGCGCCGAGGACCGGTACATCGCCTCCGTGTACCAGGTGTCGGGCGCGGTCAGGAAACCCTCGTGCTCCAGGCCGATCGACTTGGAGTTGATGTACCAGTTGCCCGCGTGCCAGGCCACGTCCTTGGCCTTCACATGCTGGGCGATGTGCCCGTCGCTGGAACGCAGGGTGTACTGCCACGACACATAGGTCGGGTCCTGTACGAGGTTGAGGACGCCGTCCCACGCGCCCTCGGTGTCGTGGACGACGATGTACTTGATGCTCTGGGACTTCGGCCGGTCGCCCAGATCGTGGTTGCCGTAGTCGCCGTCGCCGAACTCCTCGTACGGCGCCGGAATCCACTCGCAGGACACGGTCGGGGGACACTCGGTGCTGCCCGCGGCCGGCGCCCGCAGCCCAGCCCTCTTCAACTGGGCCGTCGCCGGGCGCACCCGCGGCTGCGCGGCGAGCGCGATCCGCTGCCCCGCGTCCGTCGTGCGCTCCTCGCCGCGCCGGATCACGTCGAAGACGTCGTCGGCGTACGTGGCCGCCGTCGCCGTGTCGTCGGCGCCCGAGTAGCGCGCCACCGCGCCGTACCAGTCGGCCGCGTCGTCACTGAGCGGCTCGCCGAGCTGCTTCTGGGCCGCGGCCAGCAGCGCGGCACCGCCCGCCACGTTCGCGGCGGCATCCGTCCGCAGCCGCTCCGCAGGGATGCCGCTCAGCTCCGAGGCCTTGACCAGGGTCTTGAGGCGGGCCGGAAGCTCGGCGTTCTCCGGGACCTCGGGGTCCGCATCCTGGGCGTCGGGCAGCCGGGGGCCGCGTGAATCGTCACCGCGCGCGTCCTCCGTACCGTCGCTGTGGTGCGGCGCCACCGTCCGGGCGATCGCCGTACGGGCGTCGGTCAGATGCATCGGGCCGTAACCGCCCGTCACGCTCGGAGCACCCTCGTGCGTGTCCCACCGGGACTGCAGATAGGAGACGGCGAGCAGCACGCTCCGCGGGACGTCGTACGCGTCGGCGGCACTGGCGAAAGCATTCTGCAGCTGCGCGGAGGACGCGGAGGGCGCCGAGGACGCGGACGTCGGGCCGCTCTCGCCGTCGGCGACGCCGTCGTACGGAGCGGCGCCGAGCAGGGGCAGCAGCAGCGCGGCCGAGGCGACGGCACCCGCGGTCCGGCGGGTACGTCTGTGCCGGACGGAAGTGCTGGGGTCGGTGGGGGATCCTCGCAAAGCAGGCCTCCTGGGACGATCGGGCGTG
This region of Streptomyces ortus genomic DNA includes:
- a CDS encoding glycoside hydrolase family 95 protein gives rise to the protein MSFQSPEPHDAQSALALSRRATIRTAVGGAAGLALGSGALGPIEAAVADAPDTSDVSSAAPPPSPGLSSLWYTAPADDWEREALPIGNGALGATVFGTLGSERLQLNEKTLWTGGPGSVQGYDHGNWRDARPGAITAVQDRIDTATRLDPEAVADELGQPKSGYGAHQTLGDLHIDVPDAPATPPDTYRRELDIADAVATVLYTHQQVRHRREFFASYPDGVVAGRLSADRPASVAFTLRHTSPRDDFTVTSATTGAGGRMTVRGALADNGLRFEVQIRVRAHGKGATVTANSDGTLTVTAADSAWFVLAAGTDYADTYPDYRGEDPHPAVTHAVDAAAGEQYDTLMARHIRDHRALFGRVALDVRAEAPDIPTDQLLADYTGGPTATDRALEALYFQYGRYLLIASSRPGSLPANLQGLWNNSTSPPWSADYHVNINLQMNYWPAEAANLAEATAPYDRFVEALRAPGRRTAKEMFGSRGWVVHNETNPYGFTGVHDWATAFWFPEAAAWLTQQLYEHYRFGGSVEYLRSTAYPVMKEAAEFWLDNLRTDPRDGTLVVTPSYSPEHGDFTAGAAMSQQIVHDLLTNTLEAARTLGDSPALRAELENTLARLDPGLRIGSWGQLQEWKADLDDPKDDHRHVSHLYALHPGRLIEPGSAWADAAKVSLTARGDGGTGWSKAWKINFWARLRDGDHAHRILAEQLKSSTLPNLWDTHPPFQIDGNFGATSGVVEMLLQSQYDVIEILPALPAAWRDGSVRGLRARGGATVGIEWADGRATRVTLTASRTRRLTVRGDLVPDGETTLKAIAGRTYVWDAWPAEGAASEGA
- a CDS encoding type III PLP-dependent enzyme — encoded protein: MTDPTDAVRDRALSLPSAELPAYIYDVAALRAHAAAVRACLPERVELYYAAKANPEPEILAALSPYVDGYEVASGGELAHVAKAVPGRPLAFGGPGKTPDEIVAALELGVERFHVESEYELHMLAELARQVRPDDRVGVLPRLNLPVAADSLAASSLAMGGRPSPFGLDPAQADTVMGLLTDGTYPQLELKGVHAHLASGLGAREQVAVAGSVVDRSVRLAERHGVRPAEVNVGGGMTVDYAAPDERFDWAAYGTGLARLLARHPGLTLRVEPGRALTAYCGWYVTEVLDVKPSHDEEFAVVRGGTHHLRTPATKGHDQPCTLLGVEDWPHPWARPVSRGELVTLVGQLCTPKDVLARHVPVSALRAGDRVAFGLAGAYAWNISHHDFLMHPHPGFHFIDAPDFADTP
- a CDS encoding IucA/IucC family protein produces the protein MPSLAESLGSTFLAVPSRTGAPVANLAAHPHLPSADEVVAHTLLNCLVREVSAPEHQTALTDRYLLLRLPRRGVLLRVALRRTSMLGAHRFTGPVSERTADGGWNEIGWRRLAEHTQEELSLRTGVRNEEFLEQIDSSHRSIAASLPSRTGTHRVRTGTHRVRSEAHRVRSEAHRVRSEAHRVRSEAHRVRSGNGRAGADTPVAAYLASEQSLLFGHRFHPTPKARTGNADSWPAYAPEAGAVFPLRHLAVREHLIAEESAEPGALDVLDRPISPVSLPEGYRLLPAHPWQYEMLREHPALRAALERGDVLDLGEGGRPFAATASVRTLYDGESFLKFSLNIRITNCLRKNASYELSGAVALTRVLGPVLADLAERFPGSAVLREPAYRSLALPGPDGTPDRDLLEGFGVIVREGLAHRLLPGTTPLLAAAVADEYPTGPAHISRLLDGAGPRTALDWWTAYLRLLVPPVLAAYFDHGLVLEPHLQNVLICVDGDGMPAQVLFRDLEGTKLVPERHAETLASLPPEVADPMTYDARRGWDRVVYCLLVNHVAELLAAVADLHPRTEAALWAEVRGTLRTYADRYGCPPPLAALLAGVPLPAKTNLLTRWERKADREAGYVRLASPLGEPLGEDAPSRPTTNSSGSAR
- a CDS encoding IucA/IucC family protein translates to MTGSFPGTGAGGGDSGAEAGTSRGTLVIRVLSALLREDVVGLRSAGRLVHRPDGAWLRRDAGEGQSLLLPVVEDGFQCAYAARLPLLVRDFGVSGGSVAHRTCDAILAALRDLAHPLDRDGYDAFAEECRQTLATMRLHRAVRGEVVDRLTARHGDDPAFWSGMTKGLAFDALAAYADHPVYPTARGRSGLGEPQLRSYAPEFAPRFPLRWLALPSDAVTGTLPDGWPTPARLGLAGLDHTHVALPVHPLTVGHALERALRATGLADRAVLAERAHLEAVPTLSMRTVALTGQPLLHVKLPLPTATLGLRNRRTVKPGTLRDGVAGQRLIEHIVDREPRFRSTILHADETLYAHAGHELLAALFRRYPDGLQDSVVVPMAALLAEAPDGRPVVDPLADRFYDGDVLGLLDALLTLLFDWQTTLFGYGIALESHQQNISLVLDPRHDGRTRLRLLFKDNDGPRINRARLSERLGTAAPRLADFDDVRTFTEGDRPVVDLFTTITVHLCAGAYAFGLAGHGRVPLPVLLRLVRDRLTEAIERLGTGAGEPGAVLRAQVLDAPVLPVKAMVTAGTLLTKERSGAADINKHYTTGPNYLRSAGASA
- a CDS encoding ATP-grasp domain-containing protein — encoded protein: MRMYLLARNPTDSVTEGFLPAAARLGLDVTVLTDQPDAHRRVYPEIEIVECDVRDFRSVVTGVSALGRPDAIFSNSDHLQTQTALAADYFGLPGKDWRVALRTKDKAEMRRRLASADVDTVWSAEITKDTDVAALDVPYPAVVKPREGVASEDVVRVEGPAELLARCAEIRGRHPGAALVVEEYLPGELYTLETLGDGHVRHVLGGFHTELSPQPYFIEERLTFVAAHPDSAVTQVLAQLDALGVGFGACHTEFVVHEGRARIIEVNYRAIGDQCDLLLAHLLEIPLFEHILRTHLGEPLPASLGERRDGVARLDYPYAKSAGTLTAAPPAAELTVDGVRLTYRPLREIGERHEVYRTNRDFLGVVRAIGTVQEDVDKAVAGFLAGQRWEIQP
- a CDS encoding (2Fe-2S)-binding protein, which encodes MTVALETVSTGAPTAVSALLLDTYRQLVRVCPALTVRVADPAEDFTRKGLSGAELTKDQEALEAFLAAEDSRIRARHDHVPRRDVAASRALHDYAWSVGLLMSGVWYLTGRVPRVRPEDVRIDLSSGMFQITPGPDLACLPKDAAGSLPGVLRVPHEEALRAELRVAVADHMEPLLSAIAPYVRRGPRALWGLVTDDLVSGIWYLGRMLGREEESVRAATALLPSAVAPFPGGADFRHLTGGDGRQHPTRTRMGCCLYYTIRPAEACGTCPRTCDAERLRRIES
- a CDS encoding N-acetylmuramoyl-L-alanine amidase, which codes for MRGSPTDPSTSVRHRRTRRTAGAVASAALLLPLLGAAPYDGVADGESGPTSASSAPSASSAQLQNAFASAADAYDVPRSVLLAVSYLQSRWDTHEGAPSVTGGYGPMHLTDARTAIARTVAPHHSDGTEDARGDDSRGPRLPDAQDADPEVPENAELPARLKTLVKASELSGIPAERLRTDAAANVAGGAALLAAAQKQLGEPLSDDAADWYGAVARYSGADDTATAATYADDVFDVIRRGEERTTDAGQRIALAAQPRVRPATAQLKRAGLRAPAAGSTECPPTVSCEWIPAPYEEFGDGDYGNHDLGDRPKSQSIKYIVVHDTEGAWDGVLNLVQDPTYVSWQYTLRSSDGHIAQHVKAKDVAWHAGNWYINSKSIGLEHEGFLTAPDTWYTEAMYRSSARLVSYLAKKYGIPLDRQHILGHDTVPGTTTATIPGMHTDPGPYWDWQHYFALLGKPLRATAGPKGGLVTIAPKFATNKPVFTGCVTAGEPCAVHGSSAVRLYTEPREDAPLVKDIGLRPGGGDSTTGVNDLGSRVSTGQRYAVAGRDGDWTAIWYLGQKAWFKNPAKQPTAVNAAGAVLTPKAGLTEIPVYGRAYPEKEAYPEGVPVQSVSPLPYKLLAGQKYAVGDKVPGEYFYAPTFDTTPHRVVRGSDMYYEIQFGHRVAFVRAADVRVTPSA